One stretch of Cottoperca gobio chromosome 18, fCotGob3.1, whole genome shotgun sequence DNA includes these proteins:
- the LOC115023530 gene encoding LOW QUALITY PROTEIN: uncharacterized protein LOC115023530 (The sequence of the model RefSeq protein was modified relative to this genomic sequence to represent the inferred CDS: deleted 2 bases in 2 codons): MSHPLYNPYAPGNQGSTMGPYGLSSIQAERDPRRASSHLGPGSGFSSTGASSATPTNSGGMIPSLLPSMLPSLMPQAMGFRPEQTRAIDENMERSIDMHISRAREEVRLLGKPMHQPIDQGTHFPSTQRDEFISSGRGMGSYPMSSTSAPLGHRHSGVESGSSSLDWSSNYKRPAADDYSKFYSSSTSSNYAGGDNGRFNASSEREHDIPSIPGLGDFDYPMSDQSPKYTSESASNILVHFGLEKEDLEHLISYPEDQITPSNLPFILRQIRIEKTKRGTTAAQSKPQPPRTVDSNSLSSSGGPRMRQEEMSGAVHQQGKVIDYGHTGKYTGGTGDELGRNGGSRSNSGGSGSMLPMDTYDSSKLNKNTTEVKSSALGSSRDQTTSVSSLSSSYSSILNSVAPPSNEQTKRLQTLPNQTSQTILSSFSLPKKDTDFRILKAEAHKPIALQEPQAGRQTTTKTQPPSTQYHGMHPTRPGLVLIGSNKAGGTKDHSITRGPGSSFAEQMKNQQSQQLPVQQMQHQPQQPVTQMGQAMWPPVFSAAKSVPPASHIPSITSVRQLPAGPRPIVLPPDLLQPIPGLMTLNHLRHPPSIPQPPAVFKSLPTAAMMHDYAAASPRIFPHTCCLCNRVCTLMKDWISHQNTSLHLENCTFLRKRFPAWDGEIALRPSSAGKDDKASPSTSSHTSQHRQKASSRSISPRRHHGPDSRRENRSSPSHSPQSSRFSRRSRSRSSSPWYDRPTSSRFRSRSRSSERRSSPRRDKKLSSLRTRDDRRPSSRRTHERLWLPRTSNQRRLVKRKKSRNAENLAKKLMETPAVQSLSKDSDLEAVVKTLAPALLAELAKMKSSSSSSHSSSVGGNPSSSSTAVTAKKEFTKKPYKANPNLQKSVSGKSTPPTMVKLEGIQSYVSYNNVMDAMRQFGKTKTIVLYRSKREVTVCFEKEEDANKLKSLKSFEVKGTTISVVSEQKDVAKEQKNPPKKKPAASSVDTPQTPTLPRLTAPLPSGDKKAATGKPTNQKSAAKGLVKGVTTGTKAKVLVSKTKNISTKPITKTVKTAKAPVKGAVRKTLVKQKPSSGSKSTAPAKQPDVEKSKPKESETNVEEAVPKEVVEEATVTVLEPKHQAELDKPNDKPKPNDKPNDKPNDKPKPNDKPNDKPKPNDKPNDKPKPNDKPKPNDKPNDKPKPNDKPKPNDKPNDAEDAEPAEPMKIGEIGVELEEPMEVESCANGQGAKPTTTETVPENLPPDSTMETRPTETSVKTLPQMSEPESTALQEPGSKTEASHMQQKAAGSPTEDAVEAKSPEGGVETKTMQKDSVTEVKTQTVAAKKASKGNAVSTLTIGEMIEKHLQLCLISRFKLKTWSGPRFISLGQRHLLITNLPKYHDGCYTESDIANLLKPFGFTNIDDHIYVVPQTRMAFFLLPTVEDVLRIMNVSLATIIIFKGSQLSFHAVADGISMVPSPIYSRRGMRLECQAQEKDCWLCGQFGHFQSEGVVQVAELPESSPEWIQRAPLLFYKSLMNLILFHVADYGSRIVLIKNISWKEAGELRENMKPIISVKNYLPLLNKVFIEFESTCDTDRFGLWCSKREASGHKVQRLSKHHVAHLSLSQRDGAQANTSSSVAVQSNPRDDLGPFWVTMRMRPFLFPTVSPLFIIPDYRTVRSQSDIEKAKVHGFAFSTIMLTGLPEGVYQHEDVANLVSRYFPKQNLESLNYNVAVLPVQKRAFVFFADWTSCSDFAGDQLLNPVFVKGFKLSVHFVLQDMRPQPSEEMMYTTLMKLSDAEVKETKLLEERLLCVDISEVSLDIIWVVIEMVASIATFVNFLPLANRIYVEMSDSSAVTKVVKKHITFKPDSSNKSNAWSKVLRAESLKSIKQRLRDSSKTTTNFDPNAVIVIDEPPAVKCQTQPPPSEPSTVTEPITAGPSDVAMKEDGEKPEIVTDSTVVPEANEDVEKVEVKMEEGSDVTSAVTSDVTSAATSDATSDVTSAATSDATSDAKSGAKSGAKSGAKSDATSDVTSDAKSGAKSDAKSDVTSGAKSGAKSDVTSDAKSGAKSGAKSDVTSDAKSGAKSGAKSDVTSDAKSDAKSGAKSGAKSDVTSDAKSGAKSGAKSDVTSDAKSGAKSGAKSAVSSGTTGPAASSPAPSAAALKPEGTSAELPPINADDFQAITAAVRNHRLTRVSSSRMGRKQFHLDFTDDALPSDAYIFDDQNINMKDFVTVDEVGGDDRKYTRTHPRRSSSSKHSRGERFRADGRRTSKSSSKAPSSSTSSNSTKGSSSSSFASPKKPKDSSESTKSPASAHVSKASSSSSSLSAARPSSSGQKTQQNKTKSPAKASSTASSAASTRSSSAARETEKKTSAATVEASMERPSESLKDEVKATERTVAKSDHKVSAEGIAAKTVESETKLEASSEMHPPRQGHGLELSQAQSLDNDSNVDTLKDQKKSKEEGKEDKPTTVEEDGGEKYQILDSVEQMDGADQDGGSEGQLTRPEGHQTLHKESFQAVDSAHRQGSNEMEMDNSFQLLDSVTEDQAATGQEDSPLVQEDSPLVQEDSSTVKQLSEKDSISAGDTSAKDSAGKDQEANVDHFQVLDAGSKQASIGDEIKRKKDEHKGEMLSTESCKASEDVENPGSQIPKEKTPQDADSKDTLKDAPETETFEILDSVEDQTTTEDDSQHLETPSGPLSKEEVGPMEDEDDVYEVIDSVDDQPTTDTDDTGKRNMRLEATSRKDDRPSKKSGPATRASKCQEKEKSPKNRAVKKHETRTNMDRTAVSKKDKEVTQEIVYEIVDSVEDEPAQYIGATEVSGRRRSARGRKEDKMIVDLTEEKPEEATYKILDSVDDETANDEPTITRSTRGKRERTTKKEDTPTRRRHTPARESQERSRDKTPKKEEKEPPKELAPSKKSDVVSEVSEEEATYEVLDSVEDEVVKDDRPATRRKVKRGRPKKDVKTTKKAIVTLKKGDEDASEKVADEEEATYQILDSVEDETVDDPKPTGPSTNNDQQTKRSASLAGSPKDEEEEDEPMYQIVDSLEDEQAQEELRASEASEIGRKGKEETPAKEEASAGKEDTPTCGSTVVETSEKVEEPLYQIVDESHDDPSAAEGSAAPPETDLKKEDKSTKPQSHTVILKKKKQKSSEKDEATSTLVNLDEVSEEEEDYPDDAAEEEELRRRQAAAKEKHEVRRTREKDERRTRERDERERRSRSGSSKGGETRREKEREKEETLDVDSKELLTLDEVGADDAEEERALESRERAEEITGGELQALVTLDEFVEEEEDEKQSTLKTRPPSQEDESVDFLNSETLVTLDEAGDDEEAKPDEEEAEKTSRSAKRKHGDHTEEIVNFVTVDEVGEDGEEAVKTKTKGQAKKKTRLTPVRKSTRGKKLTAKDEREEEREPADTAVLPLTSADASSSLDKGPSTLSSDGKPEVHKPEVHKPEVHKPEVHKPEVHKPEVHKPEVQKPEVQKPEVQKPEVQKPEVQKPEVQADSGAASAGQELQPLEGCVEEGEEEKETRSRADIKVGSKQRREGVGPEAKRSRSQSPSVDADVKLPPFKPNNPLGQEFVVPKSGYFCNLCCVFYASESNARDLHCSSQRHYSSLQEHYQKLQQKPSSSQSQGSVSD; this comes from the exons AAGACCAAGAGAGGTACAACTGCAGCTCAGTCAAAACCCCAACCCCCCAGAACTGTGGACAGTAACAGTTTGAGTAGTTCTGGAGGGCCAAGAATGCGGCAAGAGGAAATGTCAGGGGCTGTTCACCAGCAAGGTAAAGTGATTGACTATGGACATACCGGCAAATATACTGGAGGGACTGGGGATGAGCTTGGAAGAAACGGTGGCAGTAGGTCTAACAGCGGTGGTAGTGGAAGTATGTTGCCAATGGACACTTACGATAGTAGCAAACTCAACAAAAATACAACAGAGGTGAAGAGCAGTGCCTTGGGTTCTTCACGTGACCAGACGACTTCTGTTTCCAGCCTCAGCTCTTCGTACAGTTCAATACTGAACTCTGTGGCGCCCCCAAGTAATGAGCAGACTAAACGATTGCAGACCCTACCAAACCAGACTTCCCAAACAATTCtcagctctttctctctgccgAAGAAAGACACAGACTTCAGAATTCTCAAGGCTGAAGCGCATAAACCAATTGCTTTGCAAGAACCACAGGCAGGTCGCCAGACGACGACAAAAACCCAACCACCCTCCACTCAGTACCATGGTATGCATCCCACCCGACCTGGCCTTGTGCTCATTGGCAGTAATAAAGCCGGTGGCACTAAGGATCACAGTATAACTCGAGGACCAGGGTCATCATTTGCTGAGCAGATGAAAAATCAGCAGTCGCAGCAGCTGCCAGTTCAGCAGATGCAGCATCAGCCGCAGCAGCCGGTAACCCAGATGGGGCAAGCAATGTGGCCTCCAGTTTTTTCTGCTGCAAAATCAGTCCCGCCTGCTTCTCACATCCCCAGCATCACTAGTGTCAGGCAACTTCCGGCTGGTCCTCGCCCCATCGTTCTTCCTCCAGATTTACTTCAGCCAATCCCAGGCCTGATGACCCTCAATCACCTGAGGCATCCACCTTCCATCCCGCAGCCGCCGGCAGTCTTCAAGAGTCTGCCAACTGCGGCCATGATGCATGACTATGCAGCCGCCTCGCCAAGAATCTTTCCACATACCTGTTGTCTGTGTAACAGAGTCTGTACCCTTATGAAG GATTGGATCTCCCACCAGAACACCAGCCTTCACCTTGAGAACTGCACATTCCTCCGAAAACG ATTCCCAGCGTGGGATGGTGAGATAGCACTCAGGCCCAG TTCTGCAGGTAAAGATGACAAGGCCTCGCCTTCAACCTCTTCACACACTTCCCAGCATCGTCAGAAAGCCAGTTCCCGCTCGATCAGCCCCCGACGCCACCATGGCCCAGACAGTAGAAGGGAGAATCGCAGCAGTCCATCACATTCCCCACAGAGCTCCAGATTCAGTCGCAG GTCCCGATCTCGTTCTTCATCCCCATGGTATGATCGCCCTACCTCCTCCCGCTTTCGATCACGTTCAAGGAGCAGTGAGAGACGATCGTCGCCGAGGAGAGACAAGAAATTGTCCTCACTAAGGACCAGAGATGACAGACGACCATCTTCAAGGAGGACCCATGAGAGGCTGTGGTTACCAAGGACGAGTAATCAAAGACGATTAGTCAAACGAAAGAAGTCGAGGAATGCAGAAAACCTGGCTAAGAAACTAATGGAAACACCAG CTGTCCAGTCTCTGTCGAAAGATTCTGACCTGGAGGCTGTGGTTAAAACTCTGGCTCCTGCCTTACTGGCCGAGCTAGCCAAGATGAagtcctcatcatcatcatcacactcCTCGTCCGTAGGAGGAAATCCCTCCTCGTCTTCTACTGCCGTTACTGCAAAGAAGGAGTTCACTAAGAAGCCTTATAAAGCAAACCCCAACCTGCAGAAGTCTGTG TCTGGTAAATCGACGCCTCCGACGATGGTGAAACTAGAAGGGATTCAGAGTTATGTCTCTTACAACAATGTGATGGATGCTATGAGGCAATTTGGAAAAACCAAGACTATTGTACTGTATCGGTCTAAACGTGAG GTAACGGTGTGTTTTGAAAAAGAGGAAGACGCAAATAAGTTAAAGAGCTTAAAGAGCTTTGAAGTCAAAGGAACGACAATCTCTGTTGTCAGCGAACAG aagGATGTTGCTAAGGAACAAAAGAATCCTCCTAAGAA AAAACCTGCCGCATCCAGTGTCGACACACCTCAAACCCCTACCCTGCCTCGGCTTACAGCGCCTTTACCTTCTGGAGACAAAAAAGCTGCAACAGGCAAGCCTACCAATCAGAAAAGTGCAGCTAAAGGTTTAGTTAAAGGCGTAACGACTGGCACTAAAGCAAAGGTCTTGGtttccaaaaccaaaaacatctCAACCAAGCCGATAACTAAAACGGTAAAAACAGCAAAGGCTCCTGTGAAGGGAGCTGTGAGAAAGACTTTGGTAAAGCAAAAACCGTCCTCAGGATCCAAGTCCACAGCTCCAGCAAAGCAGCCCGATGTAGAAAAGTCCAAGCCTAAAGAATCTGAAACTAATGTTGAAGAAGCTGTGCCGAAAGAAGTCGTTGAAGAAGCTACTGTGACAGTTCTTGAACCTAAGCATCAGGCAGAACTTGACAAACCCAATGACAAACCCAAACCCAATGACAAACCCAATGACAAACCCAATGACAAACCCAAACCCAATGACAAACCCAATGACAAACCCAAACCCAATGACAAACCCAATGACAAACCCAAACCCAATGACAAACCCAAACCCAATGACAAACCCAATGACAAACCCAAACCCAATGACAAACCCAAACCCAATGATAAACCCAATGACGCTGAAGATGCTGAACCAGCTGAACCAATGAAGATTGGAGAAATAGGAGTTGAATTGGAAGAGCCCATGGAAGTTGAAAGTTGTGCTAACGGCCAAGGAGCAAAACCAACAACTACAGAGACCGTACCAGAGAATCTACCACCAGACAGTACAATGGAGACCCGGCCAACAGAAACCTCTGTCAAAACTTTACCACAAATGTCAGAACCAGAGTCCACTGCACTGCAAGAACCGGGGTCCAAGACGGAGGCTTCACACATGCAACAGAAGGCTGCAGGAAGCCCAACTGAAGACGCTGTGGAGGCAAAGTCGCCAGAAGGAggggtggagaccaaaacaatgCAAAAAG ATTCTGTGACTGAAGTGAAGACACAAACGGTTGCAGCCAAGAAGGCCTCCAAAGGCAACGCCGTTTCCACGTTGACTATTGGGGAGATGATTGAAAAGCACCTGCAGCTTTGCCTAATAT CCCGCTTCAAGTTGAAAACCTGGAGCGGACCGCGG TTCATTTCACTTGGTCAGAGGCATTTGCTCATAACAAACCTGCCAAAGTATCACGATGGCTGCTACACAGAGAGCGACATTGCCAATCTGCTCAAACCATTTGGGTTTACAAATATCGATGACCACATCTATGTTGTTCCTCAGACCCGCATG GCCTTCTTCTTGCTACCGACAGTGGAGGATGTGCTCAGAATAATGAACGTCTCCTTGGCCACGATCATTATTTTCAAAGGGTCTCAACTCTCCTTCCATGCCGTAGCAGACGGAATTTCAATGGTGCCG AGCCCAATCTATAGTCGTCGAGGAATGCGACTGGAATGTCAGGCGCAAGAGAAGGATTGCTGGTTGTGTGGGCAGTTCGGCCACTTCCAAAGTGAGGGTGTGGTCCAGGTTGCGGAGCTGCCAGAATCCAGTCCAGAATGGATCCAGCGTGCACCG ttGCTGTTTTATAAGTCGCTGATGAACCTGATCCTATTT CACGTGGCAGATTATGGATCGAGAATAGTCCTCATCAAGAATATTTCATGGAAGGAGGCCGGGGAGCTCAGAGAAAATATGAAACCAATCATATCTGTCAAGAACTACCTGCCGCTGCTCAACAAG GTATTTATAGAATTTGAGTCCACTTGCGATACTGATCGCTTCGGACTCTGGTGCAGTAAGAGAGAAGCCTCCGGCCACAAAGTTCAGAGGCTGAGCAAACACCACGTTGCCCATCTGTCACTCT CTCAAAGAGATGGAGCTCAGGCAAACACCAGCAGTAGTGTTGCCGTGCAAAGTAACCCGCGCGATGATTTAGGACCATTTTGGGTCACGATGAGAATGCGTCCCTTCCTGTTCCCGACCGTGTCTCCTTTGTTCATCATCCCTG ATTACCGGACAGTCAGATCACAGAGCGACATTGAG AAGGCCAAAGTTCATGGCTTCGCGTTCTCCACGATCATGTTGACCGGTTTGCCAGAAGGTGTCTACCAGCATGAGGACGTGGCCAATTTGGTCTCCCGGTATTTCCCcaaacagaaccttgagtcCCTCAACTACAACGTGGCGGTCCTACCGGTGCAGAAGAGG GCCTTTGTGTTTTTCGCTGATTGGACTTCGTGCAGCGATTTTGCTGGAGATCAACTCTTAAATCCAGTTTTTGTCAAAGGCTTCAAGCTCAGTGTTCACTTCGTCTTACAAGACATGCGTCCCCAACCCAGTGAG GAGATGATGTACACAACTCTGATGAAGCTGAGCGACGCT GAAGTTAAAGAGACGAAGCttctggaggagcggctgctgTGTGTGGACATTTCTGAGGTGTCTCTGGACATCATCTGGGTCGTCATAGAAATGGTGGCGTCCATTGCAACCTTTGTCAACTTCCTGCCACTCGCCAACAGG ATATACGTTGAGATGTCTGACTCCAGCGCTGTCACCAAAGTGGTGAAGAAACACATCACTTTCAAACCGGACTCTTCTAACAAGAGCAACGCTTG gAGTAAAGTTCTACGTGCTGAGTC TTTGAAGAGCATAAAACAGCGTCTACGAGATTCAAGTAAGACCACAACAAACTTTGACCCGAACGCCGTCATTGTCATAGACGAGCCTCCAGCtgtgaaatgtcaaacacaGCCCCCTCCTTCGGAACCGTCCACCGTTACTGAGCCCATCACAGCAGGACCAAGTGACGTAGCCATGAAGGAGGACGGGGAGAAACCTGAGATCGTCACGGACTCAACTGTTGTTCCCGAGGCAAATGAAGATGTAGAGAAAGTGGAAGTAAAGATGGAAGAGGGGTCTGATGTGACGTCTGCGGTGACGTCTGATGTGACGTCTGCTGCGACGTCTGATGCGACGTCTGATGTCACATCTGCTGCGACGTCTGATGCGACGTCTGATGCGAAGTCTGGTGCGAAGTCTGGTGCGAAGTCTGGTGCGAAGTCTGATGCGACGTCTGACGTCACGTCTGATGCGAAGTCTGGTGCGAAGTCTGATGCGAAGTCTGACGTCACGTCTGGTGCGAAGTCTGGTGCGAAGTCTGACGTCACGTCTGATGCGAAGTCTGGTGCGAAGTCTGGTGCGAAGTCTGACGTCACGTCTGATGCGAAGTCTGGTGCGAAGTCTGGTGCGAAGTCTGACGTCACGTCTGATGCGAAGTCTGATGCGAAGTCTGGTGCGAAGTCTGGTGCGAAGTCTGACGTCACGTCTGATGCGAAGTCTGGTGCGAAGTCTGGTGCGAAGTCTGACGTCACGTCTGATGCAAAGTCTGGTGCGAAGTCTGGTGCGAAGTCTGCTGTCAGCAGTGGAACCACAGGCCCGGCTGCTTCCAGTCCTGCCCCGTCAGCTGCAGCGCTCAAGCCTGAAGGAACCTCTGCAGAACTTCCTCCGATTAACGCAGATGATTTCCAGGCCATCACGGCAGCGGTCCGCAATCATAGACTCACCCGTGTGAGCAGTAGCCGGATGGGGAGGAAGCAG TTTCATCTTGATTTCACAGATGACGCTCTTCCTTCAGACGCCTATATTTTTGATGaccaaaatataaacatgaagGACTTTGTCACCGTTGATGAAGTTGGTGGTGATGACCGGAAATACACGCGCACCCACCCTCGTAGATCCTCTTCATCGAAACACTCCAGAGGGGAGAGGTTTAGGGCAGACGGCAGACGGACCTCAAAGAGCTCTTCGAAAGCCCCTTCCTCATCCACCTCATCCAATTCAACTAAAGGCTCAAGCTCTTCTAGCTTTGCGTCACCAAAAAAGCCCAAGGACTCATCTGAGTCCACCAAATCCCCAGCCTCTGCCCACGTCAGTAaggcctcctcctcttcttcttcactgtctGCTGCAAGGCCTTCTTCCTCTggtcagaaaacacaacagaacaAGACAAAATCTCCAGCCAAAGCATCAAGTACGGCATCCTCCGCTGCTAGTACCCGCTCATCCTCCGCTGCACgtgaaacagaaaagaaaacatcagcagCAACTGTGGAGGCGTCGATGGAGCGTCCTTCAGAGTCTCTTAAAGACGAAGTGAAAGCCACTGAGAGGACAGTGGCAAAGTCTGACCACAAAGTGTCAGCAGAGGGCATTGCTGCAAAAACTGTTGAGTCGGAGACAAAACTAGAAGCATCATCAGAGATGCATCCACCTCGACAGGGACACGGCTTAGAGTTGAGCCAAGCACAGAGTCTGGACAATGATTCTAATGTCGAC ACACTCAAAGAccagaagaaaagcaaagaggaagggaaagaaGACAAACCTACAACGGTGGAGGAGGACGGCGGGGAAAAATACCAAATCCTTGATTCAGTTGAGCAGATGGATGGTGCGGACCAAGACGGCGGCTCTGAAGGCCAGCTGACTCGACCTGAGGGACACCAGACTTTGCACAAGGAAAGCTTTCAGGCTGTAGACAGTGCCCACCGACAGGGgtcaaatgaaatggaaatggacAATTCTTTCCAATTGTTAGACAGTGTTACCGAAGACCAAGCAGCTACAGGTCAAGAGGACAGTCCCCTGGTCCAAGAGGACAGTCCCCTGGTCCAAGAGGACAGTTCCACAGTAAAGCAACTGTCTGAGAAAGATTCAATCTCAGCAGGTGACACATCTGCTAAAGATTCAGCAGGTAAAGATCAAGAGGCAAATGTAGATCATTTCCAAGTGTTAGATGCAGGTAGTAAACAAGCTTCAATAGGAGAtgagataaagagaaaaaaggacgAACACAAAGGTGAAATGTTATCAACAGAATCCTGCAAAGCCTCCGAAGATGTGGAAAATCCTGGAAGCCAAATCCCAAAAGAAAAGACTCCACAAGACGCCGAcagcaaagatactttaaaagATGCTCCTGAAACAGAAACCTTTGAGATATTAGATTCCGTTGAGGATCAGACTACAACAGAAGATGACAGCCAACACCTTGAAACTCCCAGTGGCCCGTTATCTAAAGAAGAAGTTGGGCCCATGGAGGACGAGGACGACGTATATGAGGTCATTGATTCTGTGGATGATCAGCCAACGACAGACACTGACGACACGGGGAAAAGAAACATGAGACTGGAGGCGACTTCTAGAAAAGATGATAGACCATCAAAGAAGAGTGGCCCCGCAACCAGAGCGTCCAAGTGTCAGGAGAAGGAGAAATCTCCAAAGAACAGGGCGGTTAAAAAACACGAGACACGGACAAACATGGACAGGACTGCAGTTtctaaaaaagacaaagaggtcACACAGGAGATCGTGTATGAGATAGTAGATTCTGTTGAAGACGAACCGGCGCAATATATCGGCGCCACAGAAGTGTCTGGTAGAAGGAGGAGTgcaagaggaaggaaagaggataaaatgatAGTGGATCTCACAGAAGAAAAACCAGAGGAGGCTACATACAAGATTTTAGACTCTGTAGACGACGAAACGGCCAATGATGAACCGACCATCACAAGATCTACCCgaggaaagagggaaagaacaACGAAGAAAGAAGACACACCAACAAGAAGGAGACACACTCCTGCCAGAGAGTCCCAGGAACGAAGCAGGGACAAGACCccaaagaaagaagagaaagaaccTCCGAAGGAGCTCGCACCATCAAAGAAGAGTGACGTTGTCAGCGAGGTAAGTGAGGAAGAAGCCACCTATGAAGTCCTTGACTCTGTGGAGGATGAGGTTGTTAAAGACGATCGTCCCGCTACgagaagaaaagtaaaaaggGGAAGACCAAAAAAAgatgttaaaacaacaaaaaaagccaTCGTAACATTAAAGAAGGGCGACGAAGATGCATCCGAAAAGGTGGCTGATGAAGAAGAGGCGACATATCAGATTCTTGATTCTGTGGAGGAC GAGACGGTTGACGATCCCAAACCCACAGGACCGTCAACAAACAATGACCAGCAAACAAAGAGAAGTGCATCTCTCGCCGGATCACccaaagatgaagaggaggaggacgagccTATGTATCAGATCGTAGATTCTCTGGAAGATGAACAAGCTCAAGAGGAGCTGCGGGCCTCAGAGGCGTCCGAGATAGGGAGGAAGGGAAAAGAGGAAACTCCTGCAAAAGAAGAGGCATCAGCTGGAAAAGAAGACACACCAACATGTGGAAGCACAGTTGTGGAAACATCTGAGAAGGTGGAGGAGCCTCTGTATCAGATAGTTGATGAGTCGCATGATGATCCGTCTGCTGCAGAAGGATCTGCAGCTCCACCCGAAACAGACCTCAAGAAGGAGGACAAGTCAACTAAACCCCAGAGCCATACCGTCATacttaaaaagaagaaacaaaaatcGTCTGAGAAAGACGAAGCAACGAGCACTCTGGTGAACCTGGACGAAgtgagcgaggaggaggaggattacCCCGATGACGCGGCCGAGGAGGAAGAACTGAGGAGGCGACAAGCTGCCGCAAAGGAGAAGCACGAAGTGAGGAGGACCAGGGAGAAGGACGAGAGGAGAACcagggagagagacgagagagagcgaAGGAGCCGGAGCGGCAGCAGCAAAGGAGGAGAGacgaggagggagaaggagcgggagaaagaggagacgCTGGATGTGGACTCCAAGGAGCTGCTGACTCTGGATGAAGTGGGAGCCGATGACGCTGAAGAGGAAAGAGCGCTGGAGAGCCGAGAGCGGGCTGAAGAGATCACGGGGGGAGAGCTGCAGGCACTCGTCACATTGGACGAGTTcgtagaagaagaggaagatgagaagcAAAGCACGCTGAAGACCCGCCCCCCCAGCCAGGAGGACGAATCAGTGGACTTCTTAAACTCAGAG ACTTTGGTGACTTTAGATGAAGCTGGTGATGATGAGGAAGCGAAGCCAGACGAAGAGGAAGCTGAGAAAACCTCAAGATCCGCCAAACGCAAACACGGTGatcacacag AGGAAATTGTGAACTTTGTGACGGTGGACGAGGTGGGAGAGGACGGAGAGGAGGCGGTGAAGACCAAGACGAAAGGACAAGCCAAGAAGAAAACCAGACTGACTCCTG TGAGAAAATCCACCAGAGGCAAAAAGTTGACCGCaaaagacgagagagaagaagaaagggaacCAGCTGACACTGCTGTGCTGCCTCTAACTTCAGCCGACGCCTCCTCGTCACTGGACAAAGGTCCGTCTACGCTGTCAAGTGACGGCAAGCCGGAGGTCCATAAGCCGGAGGTCCATAAGCCGGAGGTCCATAAGCCGGAGGTCCATAAGCCGGAGGTCCATAAGCCGGAGGTCCATAAGCCGGAGGTCCAGAAGCCGGAGGTCCAGAAGCCGGAGGTCCAGAAGCCGGAGGTCCAGAAGCCGGAGGTCCAGAAACCGGAGGTCCAAGCCGACAGCGGTGCTGCCTCTGCTGGGCAGGAGCTGCAGCCGCTGGAGGGATGtgtggaggaaggagaggaggagaaggaaacacGGAGCAGGGCGGACATTAAAG tTGGGAGTAAACAGCGGAGGGAGGGTGTCGGACCGGAGGCGAAGCGATCTCGTTCTCAGTCTCCTAGTGTCGATGCCGACGTCAAACTGCCGCCATTCAAACCCAACAACCCCCTGG GTCAGGAGTTCGTGGTCCCCAAGTCTGGTTATTTCTGTAATCTGTGCTGCGTTTTCTACGCGAGCGAGAGCAACGCCAGGGATCTGCACTGCAGCAGCCAGAGACACTACAGCAgcctgcag gaACATTACCAGAAGCTTCAACAGAAACCAAGTTCCTCACAAAGTCAAGGATCCGTTTCTGATTGA